The Miscanthus floridulus cultivar M001 chromosome 7, ASM1932011v1, whole genome shotgun sequence genome includes a region encoding these proteins:
- the LOC136466891 gene encoding histone deacetylase 2-like isoform X1, whose translation MYNSGIYPFDHAAKKYIDQNVELDSGTKTEDYLDILDKALKVAESRFQPQLILYNAGTDILDGDPLGSLKVSPEGVIIRDEKVFRFAKDQSIPLLMLTSVGYMKSSARVIADSIINLLNKNLIDIGTHCIEIE comes from the exons ATGTACAACTCTGGAATATATCCTTTT GATCATGCGGCTAAGAAGTACATTGATCAAAATGTCGAGTTAGAT AGTGGGACAAAAACAGAAGATTATTTGGACATCCTTGATAAGGCTCTCAAG GTAGCTGAAAGTAGATTTCAGCCCCAGTTGATTCTGTACAATGCTGGGACTGATATCCTAGATGGCGATCCTTTAGGCAGCCTAAAG GTTAGCCCAGAGGGTGTGATTATTAGAGACGAAAAGGTTTTCAGGTTTGCAAAGGATCAGAGTATTCCTCTCCTCATGCTGACATCAG TAGGTTATATGAAGTCAAGTGCTCGGGTCATAGCAGATTCAATTATCAACCTCTTGAACAAAAACTTGATAGATATTGGTACACACTGTATAGAAATTGAATAA
- the LOC136466891 gene encoding histone deacetylase 2-like isoform X2, with translation MYNSGIYPFDHAAKKYIDQNVELDSGTKTEDYLDILDKALKVAESRFQPQLILYNAGTDILDGDPLGSLKVSPEGVIIRDEKVFRFAKDQSIPLLMLTSGYMKSSARVIADSIINLLNKNLIDIGTHCIEIE, from the exons ATGTACAACTCTGGAATATATCCTTTT GATCATGCGGCTAAGAAGTACATTGATCAAAATGTCGAGTTAGAT AGTGGGACAAAAACAGAAGATTATTTGGACATCCTTGATAAGGCTCTCAAG GTAGCTGAAAGTAGATTTCAGCCCCAGTTGATTCTGTACAATGCTGGGACTGATATCCTAGATGGCGATCCTTTAGGCAGCCTAAAG GTTAGCCCAGAGGGTGTGATTATTAGAGACGAAAAGGTTTTCAGGTTTGCAAAGGATCAGAGTATTCCTCTCCTCATGCTGACATCAG GTTATATGAAGTCAAGTGCTCGGGTCATAGCAGATTCAATTATCAACCTCTTGAACAAAAACTTGATAGATATTGGTACACACTGTATAGAAATTGAATAA